Proteins co-encoded in one Streptomyces sp. NBC_01283 genomic window:
- a CDS encoding NAD-dependent epimerase/dehydratase family protein, which produces MRVFVTGATGYIGGTVADLLLHSGHQVEGLVRNQDKAHELERRGITPVLGTLDDGALLTARARAADAVVNAADSDHKGAVEALVEGLAGTGRPLVHTSGSSIVSTDSRGEAADEIFNEAIVAPGSGWQPVKEKAARVALDRYVLDAAHRGVRSVVLCNSLIYGHGRGMARDSVQIPVLAQQARDSGVVRYVGRGRNIWSTVHIDDMADLYLRALTHAAPGSFHFVENGEASFSDICAAIASALGLGPAESWDADTAVAFWGRELASYVLASNSRVRSGGAQLGWRPAHSSALDWIKKDYPHSP; this is translated from the coding sequence ATGCGCGTCTTCGTCACCGGAGCCACCGGCTACATCGGAGGAACGGTCGCCGATCTGCTCCTGCACTCCGGACACCAGGTCGAAGGTCTCGTCCGCAACCAGGACAAGGCCCACGAACTGGAGCGCCGAGGCATCACCCCCGTCCTCGGCACCCTCGACGACGGCGCACTGCTCACCGCGCGGGCCCGCGCGGCCGACGCCGTCGTCAACGCGGCCGACAGCGACCACAAGGGAGCCGTCGAAGCGCTCGTCGAAGGGCTGGCGGGAACCGGCCGCCCCCTGGTGCACACCAGCGGCTCCAGCATCGTCAGCACCGACTCCCGAGGTGAAGCCGCGGACGAGATCTTCAACGAGGCGATCGTCGCCCCCGGGTCGGGCTGGCAGCCCGTCAAGGAGAAGGCCGCCCGCGTCGCCCTCGACCGTTACGTCCTGGACGCGGCACACAGAGGCGTGCGTTCGGTCGTGCTGTGCAACTCCCTCATCTACGGGCACGGCCGGGGGATGGCCCGCGACAGCGTGCAGATTCCCGTGCTCGCGCAACAGGCCCGCGACAGTGGAGTCGTGCGGTACGTGGGAAGGGGCCGCAACATCTGGTCGACCGTGCACATCGACGACATGGCCGACCTCTACCTGCGCGCCCTCACGCACGCCGCGCCCGGATCCTTCCACTTCGTCGAGAACGGCGAAGCCTCGTTCTCCGACATCTGCGCCGCGATCGCCTCAGCACTCGGCCTCGGCCCCGCCGAGTCCTGGGACGCGGACACCGCCGTCGCCTTCTGGGGGCGCGAACTCGCCTCGTACGTACTCGCGTCCAACAGCCGAGTACGAAGCGGCGGCGCCCAGCTGGGCTGGCGTCCGGCCCACTCCTCCGCCCTCGACTGGATCAAGAAGGATTACCCGCACTCCCCCTGA